A genomic segment from Myxocyprinus asiaticus isolate MX2 ecotype Aquarium Trade chromosome 36, UBuf_Myxa_2, whole genome shotgun sequence encodes:
- the LOC127427403 gene encoding cilia- and flagella-associated protein 251-like isoform X2 codes for MVASHGLFLGLFIVLLSTGMFKDIVQAEEGQQTEKAEELGGLDVTGDEEEDASDDKEGGNTSEEVADGTGEDEEGDVEGEEEEDDGEEGAAPAGEVEEGVSEKEEVVEEKIEKEEGAAEQEEGAAEDEEIEEVAEEDEKREEAIYDEREEEVEEEEEAKDEEEQTEAAAEEEEEEVQEATAEEEEAAQQIEEEEAAEEVEEGAPAEQEEEEVNEEVVAADENEDKEDTDEEDKEADEQSEDLELVEEKEEASETEEAEESVDGAAGDDTEAAEEVNVEEEEVPSTEDADYCSGSFCKLCSVCECGSCDKCPCDEGDTSALCQHCENCSYCYFCPLICETVCQPGGILDIVSGSLYKTVSTLL; via the exons ATGGTAGCGTCACACGGCTTGTTTCTTGGGCTTTTCATAGTTCTGCTCAGCACTGGAATGTTTAAGGATATTGTACAGGCTGAAGAGGGGCAGCAAACTGAGAAGGCAGAGGAGCTGGGGGGTTTGGATGTTACTGGAGATGAGGAAGAGGATGCATCTGATGACAAAGAGGGTGGAAACACATCTGAGGAGGTGGCTGATGGCACGGGAGAGGATGAAGAAGGAGATGTGGAAGGggaagaggaagaggatgatGGAGAGGAAGGGGCAGCTCCTGCTGGTGAGGTAGAGGAAGGAGTGTCTGAGAAAGAGGAAGTGGTGGAGGAAAAGATTGAGAAGGAGGAAGGAGCCGCAGAGCAGGAGGAAGGAGCAGCAGAGGATGAGGAGATAGAGGAAGTAGCAGAGGAAGATGAGAAAAGAGAAGAAGCCATATATGATGAGAGGGAGGAAGAagtagaagaggaggaggaagcaaAGGATGAGGAGGAGCAGACAGAAGCAGcagcagaggaggaggaggaagaggtgcAAGAAGCAACAGCAGAGGAAGAGGAAGCAGCACAACAGATAGAGGAGGAAGAAGCAgcagaggaggtggaggagggagCACCAGCTGAGCAAGAAGAGGAAGAGGTAAATGAGGAAGTGGTAGCTGCTGATGAGAATGAAGATAAAGAGGACACTGATGAGGAAGATAAGGAAGCAGATGAACAATCAGAGGATCTTGAACTGGTTGAGGAAAAAGAGGAGGCCAGTGAGACTGAGGAAGCTGAAGAGTCCGTAGATGGTGCTGCTGGAGATGACACTGAAG CTGCTGAGGAGGTAAATGTAGAGGAGGAAGAAGTACCCTCCACAGAAGATGCAGACTACTGCTCAGGCTCTTTCTGTAAACTTTGCTCTGTCTGTGAG TGTGGTAGCTGTGACAAATGTCCCTGTGACGAGGGAGACACATCAGCACTCTGCCAACACTGTGAA AATTGTTCGTACTGCTACTTTTGTCCTTTGATCTGTGAGACAGTCTGCCAGCCAG GCGGAATTCTTGACATAGTGAGCGGTTCTCTCTACAA GACTGTGAGCACATTACTCTGA
- the LOC127427403 gene encoding cilia- and flagella-associated protein 251-like isoform X1, whose amino-acid sequence MVASHGLFLGLFIVLLSTGMFKDIVQAEEGQQTEKAEELGGLDVTGDEEEDASDDKEGGNTSEEVADGTGEDEEGDVEGEEEEDDGEEGAAPAGEVEEGVSEKEEVVEEKIEKEEGAAEQEEGAAEDEEIEEVAEEDEKREEAIYDEREEEVEEEEEAKDEEEQTEAAAEEEEEEVQEATAEEEEAAQQIEEEEAAEEVEEGAPAEQEEEEVNEEVVAADENEDKEDTDEEDKEADEQSEDLELVEEKEEASETEEAEESVDGAAGDDTEAAEEVNVEEEEVPSTEDADYCSGSFCKLCSVCEQCGSCDKCPCDEGDTSALCQHCENCSYCYFCPLICETVCQPGGILDIVSGSLYKTVSTLL is encoded by the exons ATGGTAGCGTCACACGGCTTGTTTCTTGGGCTTTTCATAGTTCTGCTCAGCACTGGAATGTTTAAGGATATTGTACAGGCTGAAGAGGGGCAGCAAACTGAGAAGGCAGAGGAGCTGGGGGGTTTGGATGTTACTGGAGATGAGGAAGAGGATGCATCTGATGACAAAGAGGGTGGAAACACATCTGAGGAGGTGGCTGATGGCACGGGAGAGGATGAAGAAGGAGATGTGGAAGGggaagaggaagaggatgatGGAGAGGAAGGGGCAGCTCCTGCTGGTGAGGTAGAGGAAGGAGTGTCTGAGAAAGAGGAAGTGGTGGAGGAAAAGATTGAGAAGGAGGAAGGAGCCGCAGAGCAGGAGGAAGGAGCAGCAGAGGATGAGGAGATAGAGGAAGTAGCAGAGGAAGATGAGAAAAGAGAAGAAGCCATATATGATGAGAGGGAGGAAGAagtagaagaggaggaggaagcaaAGGATGAGGAGGAGCAGACAGAAGCAGcagcagaggaggaggaggaagaggtgcAAGAAGCAACAGCAGAGGAAGAGGAAGCAGCACAACAGATAGAGGAGGAAGAAGCAgcagaggaggtggaggagggagCACCAGCTGAGCAAGAAGAGGAAGAGGTAAATGAGGAAGTGGTAGCTGCTGATGAGAATGAAGATAAAGAGGACACTGATGAGGAAGATAAGGAAGCAGATGAACAATCAGAGGATCTTGAACTGGTTGAGGAAAAAGAGGAGGCCAGTGAGACTGAGGAAGCTGAAGAGTCCGTAGATGGTGCTGCTGGAGATGACACTGAAG CTGCTGAGGAGGTAAATGTAGAGGAGGAAGAAGTACCCTCCACAGAAGATGCAGACTACTGCTCAGGCTCTTTCTGTAAACTTTGCTCTGTCTGTGAG CAGTGTGGTAGCTGTGACAAATGTCCCTGTGACGAGGGAGACACATCAGCACTCTGCCAACACTGTGAA AATTGTTCGTACTGCTACTTTTGTCCTTTGATCTGTGAGACAGTCTGCCAGCCAG GCGGAATTCTTGACATAGTGAGCGGTTCTCTCTACAA GACTGTGAGCACATTACTCTGA